Proteins encoded by one window of Salvia splendens isolate huo1 chromosome 14, SspV2, whole genome shotgun sequence:
- the LOC121764116 gene encoding pelargonidin 3-O-(6-caffeoylglucoside) 5-O-(6-O-malonylglucoside) 4'''-malonyltransferase-like, translating into MGVLRTKLQNSPSTFGNYVFGNSPWTPARGCRPLNPATWGRCPRILVDFYPLAGRYIKEQSLVHCNDDGAEFVTTQATGVDLNDVTGTNDTDILQHVYPDSYYRCDEDGSNPLLSIQATHFPCGGAIIAVNVSHRIFDIPSITTFISVWSSVHHPNKSVQVTPSFNIPSLLPCKEHRFGVNLKRSSAEEPKIVAKRLLFDKAALASLKSKLKPDTISDGEIVSGVIAKALVRLDWAKHGKNREFVVFQPINMRERTIPPQSKHACANLTFTTLTAPVAASEKIEVQEIVDVIGEGVRANVAELAGILSRDTDGRDIIIKSLGSLMKAISNRETNFIVFSDCNEFEFYEADFGWGKPVWMTITPQRLRSNATVLTRNREGDGIEAWVHLYQDDMPRFQEDEDITPFAH; encoded by the exons ATGGGAGTACTCAGAAC GAAATTGCAAAATAGTCCTTCAACTTTCGGAAATTACGTTTTCGGAAATAGTCCTtggaccccagccaggggctgcCGCCCCTTAAACCCCGCTACttgggggcgctgcccccgaatcTTGGTGGACTTCTATCCACTCGCCGGAAGATACATCAAGGAACAAAGCCTTGTCCACTGCAACGATGACGGCGCCGAGTTCGTCACAACACAAGCCACCGGCGTCGACCTCAACGACGTTACCGGAACGAACGACACCGACATTCTGCAACACGTGTATCCCGATTCCTACTACCGATGCGACGAGGATGGCTCGAACCCACTCCTGTCCATCCAGGCCACCCATTTCCCCTGCGGCGGCGCCATCATCGCCGTCAACGTTTCCCACCGAATCTTCGACATACCATCCATAACCACATTCATATCCGTCTGGTCAAGCGTCCACCATCCTAATAAATCTGTTCAG GTCACGCCGTCTTTCAACATCCCGTCTCTGCTCCCCTGCAAAGAGCACAGGTTTGGGGTGAATTTGAAGCGATCCAGCGCCGAGGAGCCCAAGATTGTCGCCAAGAGGCTACTGTTCGACAAGGCGGCTTTAGCCAGCCTCAAGTCAAAATTAAAGCCAGACACGATCTCAGATGGTGAGATCGTGTCTGGTGTTATAGCAAAGGCCTTGGTCCGTCTGGACTGGGCCAAGCATGGGAAAAACAGAGAGTTTGTGGTTTTCCAACCGATTAACATGCGAGAGAGGACGATCCCGCCTCAGTCGAAGCACGCGTGCGCGAATCTGACATTCACCACGCTCACAGCTCCCGTGGCCGCCTCGGAAAAGATTGAAGTGCAGGAAATCGTTGATGTGATAGGCGAAGGCGTTCGGGCCAATGTAGCGGAGCTTGCGGGAATACTGTCTCGGGATACGGACGGACGAGATATCATCATAAAAAGCTTGGGGAGCTTGATGAAGGCGATTTCAAACCGGGAGACGAATTTCATAGTGTTTTCGGATTGCAACGAGTTTGAATTCTACGAGGCGGATTTCGGGTGGGGGAAGCCGGTGTGGATGACCATCACACCGCAGCGGCTGCGCAGCAACGCCACGGTGCTGACGAGGAACAGAGAGGGAGATGGGATTGAGGCATGGGTGCATTTGTACCAAGATGACATGCCTCGCTTCCAGGAAGATGAGGATATCACACCATTTGCACACTAG